In a genomic window of Leptolyngbya sp. SIO1E4:
- a CDS encoding DUF2811 domain-containing protein, giving the protein MSAHRETVFRCVAQLPLGQAIRILNPNGFEPLEVETAQGAEYCMLSYSDDERKVISEAINHPSTPAPSRDSWKENGSLWLPIAWCEEVPMMIAIELQIPVELMDSLQKHLEQSSKSIDQVGVQAIALYLIQNGSYNPGVSRIYFNSLLGCPGEVEA; this is encoded by the coding sequence ATGTCCGCTCATAGAGAGACTGTATTTCGGTGCGTGGCGCAGCTGCCTTTAGGGCAGGCCATCAGGATCCTCAACCCCAATGGCTTCGAGCCGTTGGAGGTGGAAACAGCCCAAGGGGCTGAGTATTGCATGCTCTCGTACTCCGATGACGAGAGGAAGGTGATTTCCGAGGCCATAAATCACCCAAGCACCCCTGCCCCATCCCGTGATTCCTGGAAGGAAAACGGCTCACTTTGGCTCCCCATCGCTTGGTGCGAGGAGGTGCCCATGATGATTGCGATTGAGTTACAAATCCCTGTCGAGCTGATGGATTCACTCCAGAAGCACCTGGAGCAATCGAGCAAGTCCATTGATCAGGTTGGGGTTCAAGCGATCGCGCTGTACCTGATCCAAAACGGGAGCTACAACCCCGGAGTGAGCCGCATCTACTTCAACTCCCTGCTGGGCTGTCCAGGGGAGGTGGAAGCATGA
- a CDS encoding tetratricopeptide repeat protein has protein sequence MDDALSSEARLKLIQCLNGLPQAQFEELVFTSNPAPGIVPGGQAAQGLRTKALMEWVESSTGSGLRAFLDLLSNYVDLETTLSGAIPADTHWLVPYPRNPFFTGREDLLEQMHVTLTRQPRAAFQGLGGIGKTQTAVEYVYRYQSEYQHIFWVKAEPAEELLTGYSNIAQTLQLPGYDPTDRPAVVGLVNRWLEANEGWLLVIDNADDLRAVRQYLPLRGAGHLLLTTRAQALGDIAQSLEVTKMGVDEGALFLLRRSKVLSEDAGLTDASEADVGVARAIVAEMDGLPLALDQAGAYIEEQVLTLEEYQALFQAEKAELLRERGQLDPDHPSVTVTFKLAFDKVTQQNATVADLLRVCAFLAPDEIPEEIFSVGDGILGEALNAAAQSKVALLKAIAEAARFSLIRRNSQAKTLSIHRLVQAVLRAEMDEESQKQWASGAIEAIATVFPDPQELENWPQCDRLAAHAQAAAQLMTDYELASETATGLLNATGYYFKEQGRYEEAEPLLNQALEMSQQLLGQRHPQVAGSLNNLAALYESQGRYEEAEPLLTQALEMRQQLLGQSHPSVATSLNNLAGLYYGQGRYEEAEPLLTQALEMNQQLLGQSHPSVASSLNNLAALYESQGRYEEAEPLYQQALEMNQQLLGQSHPSVASSLNNLASLYYGQGRYEEAEPLLTQALEMNQQLLGQSHPSVASSLNNLASLYYGQGRYEEAEPLLTQALEMRQQLLGQRHPDVALSLNNLAGLYDAQGRYEEAEPLYTQALEMRQQLLGQHHPDS, from the coding sequence ATGGATGATGCGCTGTCGTCTGAGGCCAGGCTAAAGCTGATTCAATGCCTCAATGGTTTGCCACAGGCTCAGTTTGAGGAGTTGGTTTTTACCTCAAACCCTGCCCCTGGTATTGTTCCAGGTGGGCAGGCAGCTCAAGGACTTCGCACTAAAGCCCTGATGGAATGGGTGGAAAGTTCAACGGGATCGGGACTGCGGGCTTTTCTCGACCTCCTTTCAAATTATGTTGACCTCGAAACCACTCTCTCCGGTGCGATTCCTGCCGATACCCATTGGTTGGTTCCCTATCCCCGGAATCCTTTCTTCACAGGGCGAGAGGATTTGCTTGAGCAGATGCACGTTACTCTGACTCGCCAGCCGCGAGCGGCTTTTCAGGGCTTAGGCGGTATCGGTAAGACTCAGACAGCGGTGGAATATGTTTATCGCTATCAAAGCGAATACCAGCATATTTTTTGGGTTAAGGCAGAACCGGCAGAAGAACTACTCACCGGCTACAGCAATATTGCTCAAACCCTGCAATTACCGGGCTATGACCCGACTGATCGCCCTGCAGTCGTGGGGCTGGTCAATCGGTGGTTGGAAGCGAATGAGGGCTGGTTATTGGTTATCGATAATGCGGATGACCTGCGAGCGGTGCGACAGTATCTTCCCCTTCGAGGGGCTGGACATCTGCTGCTCACAACACGGGCTCAGGCACTCGGAGATATCGCTCAATCCCTGGAAGTGACCAAGATGGGAGTGGATGAGGGGGCACTATTTCTATTACGGCGATCCAAGGTGCTCTCCGAAGATGCGGGGCTAACTGATGCTTCTGAGGCGGATGTGGGGGTGGCGAGAGCGATCGTGGCGGAAATGGATGGGTTACCTCTGGCTCTGGATCAAGCGGGTGCCTATATCGAAGAGCAAGTCTTGACGCTGGAGGAATATCAAGCGCTATTTCAGGCTGAGAAAGCCGAGCTTCTCAGAGAAAGAGGTCAACTTGATCCGGATCATCCCAGCGTTACCGTCACCTTCAAATTGGCTTTTGACAAAGTGACTCAGCAGAATGCAACAGTGGCTGATTTGCTCAGAGTATGCGCGTTTCTGGCTCCCGATGAGATTCCTGAAGAGATTTTTAGCGTTGGTGATGGGATCTTGGGAGAAGCCCTGAATGCAGCAGCTCAGAGCAAAGTAGCTTTATTGAAAGCCATTGCTGAAGCGGCTCGGTTTTCGTTGATTCGCCGTAATTCCCAGGCCAAAACGCTGAGCATCCATCGCCTGGTGCAGGCGGTGTTAAGGGCTGAAATGGATGAGGAGAGCCAGAAGCAATGGGCATCCGGGGCGATAGAGGCTATTGCAACGGTGTTTCCTGATCCTCAGGAGCTTGAAAATTGGCCGCAGTGCGATCGGTTGGCTGCCCATGCTCAGGCTGCCGCTCAACTGATGACTGACTATGAACTGGCATCTGAAACCGCTACGGGGCTACTAAATGCAACCGGCTACTACTTCAAAGAACAGGGACGCTATGAGGAAGCCGAACCCCTCTTAAACCAAGCCCTGGAAATGTCCCAGCAGCTGTTGGGTCAGCGCCATCCCCAGGTCGCTGGCAGCCTGAATAATCTCGCGGCGCTCTACGAGTCTCAAGGGCGCTATGAGGAGGCAGAACCCCTCCTCACCCAAGCCCTGGAAATGAGACAGCAGCTCTTGGGCCAAAGCCATCCCTCTGTCGCCACCAGTTTGAATAATCTCGCGGGGCTCTACTACGGTCAAGGGCGCTATGAGGAGGCAGAACCCCTCCTCACCCAAGCCCTGGAAATGAACCAGCAGCTCTTGGGCCAAAGCCATCCCTCTGTCGCCAGCAGTCTGAATAATCTCGCGGCGCTCTACGAGTCCCAAGGGCGCTATGAGGAGGCAGAACCCCTCTACCAACAAGCCCTGGAAATGAACCAGCAGCTCTTGGGCCAAAGCCATCCCTCTGTCGCCAGCAGTCTGAATAATCTCGCGTCGCTCTACTACGGTCAAGGGCGCTATGAGGAGGCAGAACCCCTCCTCACCCAAGCCCTGGAAATGAACCAGCAGCTCTTGGGCCAAAGCCATCCCTCTGTCGCCAGCAGTTTGAATAATCTCGCGTCGCTCTACTACGGTCAAGGGCGCTATGAGGAGGCAGAACCCCTCTTAACCCAAGCCCTGGAAATGCGACAGCAACTATTGGGCCAGCGCCATCCTGATGTCGCTCTCAGTCTGAATAATCTCGCGGGGCTCTACGATGCCCAAGGGCGCTATGAGGAGGCCGAACCCCTCTACACCCAAGCCCTGGAAATGCGACAGCAACTATTGGGCCAGCACCATCCCGATTCCTGA
- a CDS encoding sigma-70 family RNA polymerase sigma factor: MKPNNATEKFFSEAKRQNSLRLFKEYRSRPSLRLRDRLVRANWGLVEKESRRWAHQCNEPFEDLCQEGSFGLIRAIEEFEPSSGNAFSSFAIPWIRGAIQHYLRDKGWGTLRPPRRVVELYAKVKGAQRRLIALGRDLPDGQVAAGLGIDPEKWRFVKEAREQPAPISLDESPLEVEAEVSGAEDFGWVYEHLHRLPPATRACVVERVFGSLSVVEIAERRQLPEPVVKGLIANGLAVMKTWIEEDRRYEDG, translated from the coding sequence ATGAAACCCAACAACGCCACAGAGAAATTTTTTAGTGAGGCGAAACGACAAAATTCGCTGCGCCTCTTTAAGGAATACAGATCAAGACCGTCTTTGCGTCTTAGAGATCGGCTTGTCAGGGCAAATTGGGGCCTTGTCGAGAAGGAGTCACGGCGCTGGGCGCACCAGTGCAATGAGCCCTTCGAGGATCTATGCCAAGAGGGCAGCTTTGGACTAATCCGTGCCATTGAAGAATTTGAGCCCAGCAGCGGTAATGCCTTCAGCAGCTTTGCAATCCCCTGGATTCGAGGCGCAATTCAGCACTACCTACGCGATAAAGGCTGGGGAACGCTGCGGCCACCCCGGCGAGTGGTAGAGCTGTACGCCAAAGTCAAAGGTGCTCAGCGTCGCCTCATTGCGCTGGGCCGTGACTTGCCAGATGGACAGGTTGCGGCGGGCCTGGGCATCGACCCTGAAAAATGGCGGTTTGTAAAGGAAGCCCGAGAGCAGCCCGCTCCCATCAGCCTGGATGAATCACCCCTTGAGGTAGAGGCTGAGGTTTCTGGGGCTGAAGATTTTGGATGGGTATATGAGCACCTTCATCGCTTGCCGCCTGCTACGCGGGCCTGCGTTGTTGAGCGCGTGTTTGGGTCGCTCAGCGTTGTTGAAATCGCGGAGCGGCGGCAATTGCCAGAGCCGGTAGTTAAAGGGCTCATTGCAAACGGACTCGCGGTAATGAAGACCTGGATCGAGGAGGATCGGCGCTATGAAGACGGTTGA
- a CDS encoding NACHT domain-containing protein — MSEPRSFSKKRTLVRTLNGLPPPKFEELRYLLNAPQSVLPGDAAPQGSRGVALLEWAESPVGCGLSKLEQVLEEIVTVPVDAVTQQSQTIRTKLLRRLQGDIELRLKNSLRHLVKIDLQMEEQRQRVGQPQLELIPEDTQPPAESAYSPVNRVFRPLGVPEISEAKLEPTQSLLTVMERRDVQGKLLILGEPGSGKTTELVALAYDLLTQAEQDEREPLPIVFELSAWEAGTSIEQWLIEQIQAIYKVPPKISQQWLQDEWVIPLLDGLDELGLENHRKCVVAINKFLEDQAYPYTVVCCRREEYEKGQVDLFQLEGALYIQPLTPGQMQDYLRDLNRFSLWENIEASPELLDLSRQPLFLTMLVVAYQGRPIRNEAELFNAYIEKQLSDPRFQGAYPPQQAPSQPKTLHYLNWLAQQMEKAGKTEYLIEEMQPSWLSPVRQRLYRLIVWLIVGLIVGLMGGLIFGLSGEPIVGLIVGLMGALIVWLNGGSDRTIEPSDRLIWSMRNGLIFGLIFGLIGALIFGLIFGLSGGLMGGLMGGLIVGLMGGLERVNLEEKNFPNQGIRKSLHTSLAIILSVGLIGGLIFGLIGGLSVGLSVGLIGGLIGGLSVGLSVGLIFGLIVGLSVGLSAVIKHYMLRLLLAREGSFPWDCVRFLDHAAQHRFIQRVGGRYRFMHDLLRKHFATGELPSFPSR; from the coding sequence ATGTCTGAGCCGCGATCCTTTTCCAAAAAGCGTACTTTGGTGCGAACCCTCAATGGGTTGCCGCCTCCAAAGTTTGAGGAGTTGCGTTACCTTCTCAATGCTCCTCAAAGTGTCCTTCCAGGGGATGCAGCACCTCAAGGGAGCCGAGGGGTAGCGTTGTTGGAATGGGCAGAAAGCCCTGTCGGGTGTGGGCTATCTAAGCTAGAACAGGTTTTAGAAGAGATTGTGACTGTCCCTGTTGATGCAGTCACTCAACAATCTCAAACCATTCGCACAAAGCTCTTACGACGGTTGCAAGGAGATATCGAGCTTCGCTTAAAAAACTCGCTACGTCACCTCGTCAAGATTGATCTACAGATGGAGGAACAGCGTCAGAGGGTAGGACAACCCCAATTAGAGTTGATTCCAGAAGACACTCAGCCTCCTGCTGAATCGGCCTATAGTCCGGTTAATCGCGTGTTTCGCCCCTTGGGTGTACCAGAAATCTCAGAGGCAAAGCTGGAACCAACTCAAAGTCTCCTCACGGTAATGGAGCGCAGGGATGTGCAAGGCAAGCTGCTGATTTTGGGAGAACCAGGGTCGGGTAAAACCACAGAGCTGGTTGCCCTTGCCTATGACTTACTCACTCAAGCTGAGCAGGATGAACGAGAACCTCTTCCCATTGTCTTTGAACTCTCTGCCTGGGAAGCAGGTACATCCATTGAGCAATGGCTGATTGAGCAAATTCAGGCGATTTATAAAGTCCCTCCAAAAATTAGTCAGCAATGGCTTCAAGATGAATGGGTTATTCCCCTCTTAGACGGCTTAGATGAGCTGGGATTAGAAAATCACCGGAAATGTGTAGTTGCCATCAATAAGTTCTTAGAAGACCAGGCCTATCCCTATACCGTTGTGTGCTGTCGTCGGGAAGAGTACGAAAAAGGTCAAGTTGACCTTTTTCAGCTCGAGGGGGCCCTCTACATCCAACCCCTCACCCCAGGTCAGATGCAGGACTATCTGAGGGATTTGAACCGCTTTAGTCTCTGGGAGAACATTGAGGCAAGTCCGGAATTATTAGATCTCAGCCGTCAACCGCTCTTTCTCACCATGCTGGTCGTGGCTTATCAGGGCAGGCCCATTCGCAATGAAGCAGAGTTATTCAATGCCTATATTGAAAAACAACTGAGCGATCCAAGGTTTCAAGGCGCTTATCCTCCCCAGCAAGCTCCGAGTCAGCCCAAAACATTGCATTACCTCAACTGGCTGGCCCAGCAGATGGAGAAAGCAGGAAAGACTGAATATTTGATTGAAGAGATGCAGCCATCCTGGTTGTCGCCAGTGCGTCAACGGTTATACAGGCTGATTGTCTGGCTGATTGTCGGGCTGATTGTCGGGCTGATGGGCGGGCTGATTTTCGGGCTGAGTGGCGAGCCGATTGTCGGGCTGATTGTCGGGCTGATGGGCGCGCTGATTGTCTGGCTGAATGGCGGGTCGGATAGGACAATTGAGCCCAGTGATAGACTAATTTGGTCAATGAGAAACGGGCTGATTTTCGGGCTGATTTTCGGGCTGATTGGCGCGCTGATTTTCGGGCTGATTTTCGGGCTGAGTGGCGGGCTGATGGGCGGGCTGATGGGCGGGCTGATTGTCGGGCTGATGGGCGGGCTAGAACGAGTCAACCTGGAAGAAAAGAACTTCCCTAACCAGGGCATTCGAAAATCCCTTCACACCTCTCTCGCAATCATCTTGAGTGTCGGGCTGATTGGCGGACTGATTTTCGGGCTGATTGGCGGGCTGAGTGTCGGGCTGAGTGTCGGGCTGATTGGCGGACTGATTGGCGGGCTGAGTGTCGGGCTGAGTGTCGGGCTGATTTTCGGGCTGATTGTCGGGCTGAGTGTCGGGCTGTCAGCAGTGATTAAACATTACATGCTACGCCTCCTATTGGCACGAGAAGGCAGCTTTCCCTGGGACTGTGTGCGCTTCCTTGACCATGCGGCTCAGCATCGCTTCATTCAACGCGTCGGGGGTCGTTATCGATTCATGCATGACCTGCTACGCAAGCATTTTGCCACCGGAGAACTCCCCAGCTTTCCCTCACGGTGA
- a CDS encoding M23 family metallopeptidase: protein MLTSTAKPQKPDFDQLSPDLQWHICQRRERNERAIQLGAISLVGLLATPMLIPGLNKQMDVSLHEGREIKLGPITVYEAPPALEAIGILPPEALAPVEVGDEIAGYQVNSGYGDRVHPIHGDVRFHNGVDLPTETGVAIHAPGKRSSRVKVDCKNQPGGAGTYAEISSPDIPGLVFQAMHLSKCITGLHHGGAVIGATGNTGGSTGPHLHWSQMDSVTGDYQKPQKGYLQWAMTGQAPKTLKEIDQAAVPFQSLLSDEELTCAIGNAEGTKGDDCTPNPAYFGHIDPGNGASNIGAFSYQHGASSPEEADAKQIERLRNAESSIQQKAVDKFGQPLSKAALASALDLWNQAPLAGDDFVMRLSTADPSPQEIIDARSQAFINPATGQLEAPGLGNSIGNVRADQKRRVNEVLEQVQ, encoded by the coding sequence GTGCTGACCTCAACCGCTAAACCCCAAAAACCTGACTTTGACCAGCTATCGCCCGATCTGCAATGGCATATCTGCCAGCGGCGGGAGCGCAACGAACGGGCTATCCAATTAGGGGCGATCTCCCTGGTGGGATTGTTGGCCACACCGATGCTGATACCGGGCCTCAACAAACAAATGGATGTCAGCCTGCACGAAGGGCGAGAAATCAAGCTGGGGCCAATTACCGTCTACGAGGCACCCCCTGCCTTGGAAGCAATCGGCATCCTGCCCCCAGAAGCCTTGGCACCCGTTGAGGTGGGGGACGAGATAGCCGGGTATCAAGTGAACTCTGGCTATGGCGATCGCGTTCACCCCATCCATGGCGACGTGCGTTTTCACAACGGTGTTGACCTGCCCACCGAAACCGGGGTCGCCATCCATGCCCCGGGTAAGCGCTCATCACGGGTAAAAGTAGACTGCAAAAATCAGCCGGGGGGCGCGGGCACGTATGCCGAAATTAGCAGCCCAGACATTCCGGGCCTCGTCTTTCAAGCCATGCATCTATCGAAATGCATTACCGGGTTGCACCATGGGGGCGCGGTCATCGGCGCCACTGGCAACACTGGGGGCAGCACTGGGCCTCACCTGCATTGGTCGCAGATGGACAGCGTTACGGGTGACTATCAGAAGCCGCAGAAAGGCTATCTGCAATGGGCCATGACGGGTCAGGCGCCGAAGACTCTCAAGGAGATCGACCAGGCCGCTGTTCCGTTTCAATCGCTACTCTCTGATGAAGAATTGACGTGTGCGATCGGCAATGCTGAGGGTACCAAGGGTGATGATTGCACCCCTAACCCTGCTTACTTTGGTCACATCGATCCGGGTAATGGTGCATCGAACATAGGCGCGTTCTCCTATCAGCATGGGGCCAGCTCACCGGAAGAAGCCGACGCCAAACAGATAGAACGGCTGCGCAACGCAGAATCAAGCATCCAACAAAAAGCTGTTGACAAGTTTGGTCAACCCTTATCTAAGGCTGCGCTGGCCAGCGCCCTCGATTTATGGAATCAGGCACCACTCGCCGGGGACGACTTTGTGATGAGGCTATCCACTGCTGACCCATCACCGCAAGAAATCATCGACGCGCGCTCTCAAGCCTTTATCAACCCGGCGACAGGGCAGTTAGAGGCACCTGGGCTGGGTAATTCGATAGGGAACGTGCGGGCCGATCAAAAGCGCAGAGTGAACGAAGTCTTGGAGCAAGTCCAGTAG
- a CDS encoding tetratricopeptide repeat protein, translated as MRRPNPSTPKPWKCDSNYWASTIPIPDVALSLNNLAGLYDAQGRYEEAEPLYTQALTLFEQILGPEHPYTQRVKDNLQILLEKKGLDTT; from the coding sequence ATGAGGAGGCCGAACCCCTCTACACCCAAGCCCTGGAAATGCGACAGCAACTATTGGGCCAGCACCATCCCGATTCCTGATGTCGCTCTCAGTCTGAATAATCTCGCGGGGCTCTACGATGCCCAAGGGCGCTATGAAGAAGCCGAACCCCTCTACACCCAAGCCCTAACTCTTTTTGAACAGATTCTAGGGCCAGAGCATCCTTATACTCAGAGGGTGAAAGACAACCTTCAAATTCTCTTAGAAAAGAAAGGATTAGATACAACTTAA
- a CDS encoding toll/interleukin-1 receptor domain-containing protein, with protein MSDSLSPTERRTLLQTLSRLPPATFETIVFNLNPPSGILPGRQAPQTSRAVSLLEWADGPTGCGLRTVLNLLATYEPATIEVPAVEIQKTGTQAIRIFLAHAKEDKDVVIGLYDRLKQQGYQPWLDEKDLLPGQNWRDEIPKAIRESDIFIACLSKLSVAKQSYVQREFRMALNELADKPPGTIYLIPLRLDDCQIPELRQNEYGINFQDYHWLDYFEPDGFERLVKAIEHQFG; from the coding sequence ATGTCTGATTCATTATCACCAACAGAAAGACGGACTCTGCTACAAACCCTCAGCAGACTGCCACCCGCAACTTTTGAAACTATAGTCTTTAATCTCAATCCTCCTTCCGGCATTTTGCCTGGTCGTCAGGCCCCTCAAACCAGCCGCGCAGTAAGCCTATTAGAATGGGCTGACGGTCCGACAGGATGTGGCCTCCGTACTGTTCTCAACCTTTTGGCAACCTATGAACCTGCCACTATTGAAGTTCCTGCCGTCGAAATTCAGAAGACTGGCACACAGGCGATTCGCATTTTCCTGGCCCATGCCAAGGAAGATAAAGATGTCGTTATAGGTTTGTATGACCGCCTGAAGCAGCAGGGATATCAACCCTGGCTAGACGAAAAAGATTTACTTCCAGGTCAGAACTGGCGTGATGAAATTCCTAAAGCCATCCGAGAGAGTGATATTTTCATCGCCTGTCTATCTAAGCTCTCGGTTGCCAAGCAAAGCTACGTTCAACGAGAGTTCAGGATGGCCTTGAATGAATTGGCTGACAAGCCGCCTGGAACGATTTATTTGATCCCCCTGCGATTAGATGATTGCCAAATTCCAGAGCTACGCCAGAACGAATACGGCATCAATTTCCAGGATTATCACTGGCTCGACTATTTTGAGCCAGATGGATTTGAACGCTTAGTGAAGGCGATCGAGCACCAGTTTGGATAA
- a CDS encoding KilA-N domain-containing protein produces the protein MSNPTLTLREYNGIQIPQRPDGYINATKMCQAGEKLWGDFWRLKSTKEYLAALDSVMGIPITVAVTAIQGGDPRLQGTWIHPRLASRLAQWISPEFAVIVDGWVINIMEGKQPTANQPTAPSLPSSEERLRTIRFGMDLLQELGGIDDRTRLALQDLTRNILLEDRLKQPALPGGERFEWNISDRLVHLGYRAKSGDLTRIGKVAAQLYRTRHGKNPPKREQYVGGTTRMVNCYSSNDLDILDDAISDVLGAVQQA, from the coding sequence ATGAGTAACCCTACACTCACCTTGCGCGAGTACAACGGAATCCAGATCCCTCAACGTCCCGATGGTTATATCAACGCCACCAAGATGTGTCAGGCGGGCGAAAAACTATGGGGAGACTTCTGGCGACTCAAGTCAACAAAGGAATATCTTGCGGCCCTAGATTCCGTTATGGGAATTCCCATAACGGTTGCTGTTACTGCGATTCAGGGTGGAGATCCACGTCTTCAGGGCACCTGGATTCACCCTCGCTTAGCCTCTCGACTTGCCCAGTGGATCAGCCCTGAGTTTGCTGTCATTGTTGACGGATGGGTCATCAATATCATGGAGGGCAAGCAGCCCACTGCAAATCAACCAACCGCCCCATCTCTCCCCAGTTCTGAAGAACGATTGAGAACGATTCGGTTCGGCATGGATCTCCTTCAAGAGCTGGGCGGCATTGACGACCGGACGCGTCTGGCCCTGCAAGACCTCACTCGCAATATCCTGCTAGAAGACAGGCTGAAACAGCCTGCTCTGCCTGGCGGAGAGCGGTTTGAGTGGAATATTTCTGACCGTTTAGTCCACCTCGGTTATCGGGCCAAAAGTGGCGACCTGACTAGGATTGGTAAAGTTGCGGCTCAGCTATATCGCACAAGACATGGAAAGAACCCGCCCAAGCGTGAGCAATATGTAGGCGGCACTACCCGAATGGTGAACTGCTACAGCAGCAATGATTTGGATATTCTCGATGACGCCATTTCTGATGTCTTGGGAGCAGTTCAGCAGGCTTAA